A genomic window from Alistipes sp. ZOR0009 includes:
- the pncB gene encoding nicotinate phosphoribosyltransferase gives MIITEFLDNDLYKFTTMNAIQKKFPNAEVVYRFVNRAKTKFPEGFDRALRAEVDSMANLTLSDEAKCYLRSKCYFFEPVFIDLLKGFRFDPSEVVITQVDGDLDIEIRGLWYRTVLWEVPLLAIVSELFFIMTGQKAIEVEDRALAKAKAFADLQAEVSEFGTRRRFSFDVQDRVVGVLKQGMGSFFKGTSNLFLAYKHGVTPIGTHPHEWFMYHGAQFGYRIANSIALENWVDVYQGHLGIALTDTFTTDNFFQHFGSKYSKLFDGVRWDSGDPIVFTDKALKHYEAMKIDPKSKTIVYSDSLNVEKVRQIKEHVNGRIHDVYGIGTYLSNDVGVNPLNIVIKLFEVKPNGAKSFVPTVKLSDDRGKYTGSDKEVQLCLLTINQ, from the coding sequence ATGATTATTACCGAATTTTTAGACAACGATCTATATAAATTTACCACCATGAACGCCATTCAGAAGAAGTTTCCGAATGCCGAGGTGGTTTACCGCTTTGTTAATCGTGCGAAGACCAAATTTCCGGAGGGTTTTGACCGTGCGCTAAGGGCCGAGGTCGATTCTATGGCCAACCTGACGCTTTCTGACGAGGCTAAGTGCTACCTTCGCAGCAAATGCTACTTTTTCGAGCCTGTTTTCATCGATCTTTTAAAGGGATTTCGCTTCGATCCGTCGGAGGTGGTGATTACGCAGGTAGATGGCGATTTGGATATCGAGATTCGTGGGCTTTGGTACCGCACCGTTCTTTGGGAGGTGCCGCTTCTGGCCATTGTTTCCGAGCTCTTCTTTATTATGACAGGCCAAAAGGCCATTGAGGTGGAGGATAGGGCGCTTGCGAAGGCAAAAGCCTTTGCCGATTTGCAGGCCGAGGTCTCCGAATTTGGAACCCGTCGCCGTTTTTCCTTCGATGTGCAAGATCGGGTGGTGGGCGTGCTAAAGCAGGGCATGGGGTCCTTCTTTAAGGGCACCAGCAACCTATTTTTAGCCTACAAGCATGGCGTTACTCCTATTGGGACCCATCCGCACGAGTGGTTTATGTATCACGGCGCGCAGTTTGGCTACCGAATTGCCAACTCCATTGCTCTCGAAAACTGGGTGGACGTTTACCAGGGCCATCTGGGCATTGCGTTAACCGATACCTTCACTACCGACAACTTCTTTCAGCATTTTGGATCGAAGTACTCGAAACTTTTCGACGGCGTGCGCTGGGATAGCGGCGATCCTATCGTTTTTACCGACAAGGCGCTTAAGCATTACGAGGCCATGAAGATTGATCCGAAGAGTAAGACCATTGTTTACAGCGATTCGCTCAATGTTGAGAAGGTTCGTCAGATAAAGGAGCACGTTAATGGCCGAATTCACGACGTTTACGGCATTGGTACCTACCTAAGCAACGATGTGGGCGTCAATCCGCTTAACATTGTTATAAAGCTCTTCGAGGTGAAGCCCAATGGCGCAAAATCTTTTGTCCCCACCGTAAAACTTTCGGACGATAGGGGAAAATACACCGGCTCGGACAAGGAGGTGCAGCTCTGCCTGCTTACCATTAACCAGTAG
- a CDS encoding DUF4290 domain-containing protein has protein sequence MSQIDSKEENEFKDYNSQRSRLILPEYGRHIQKMVDYVSEIDDPVERDRMARILISVMGNLNPHLRDINDFKHKLWDHLHVISDFKIDINSPYPKPSRESISEPPKRIDYPSHPIKIKHYGRVIEQMVKDVADMEEGPIKTFYITSVANQMKKAYLTWNKDAVNDETIIKDLKVLSGGKIQLSLTTKLMDTREFKPSNASNTSNNNKRKHQKGGRKK, from the coding sequence ATGAGCCAAATCGATAGCAAAGAAGAGAACGAATTTAAGGACTACAACTCTCAGCGCAGTAGGTTAATCCTTCCCGAGTATGGGCGCCATATTCAGAAAATGGTTGACTATGTTTCCGAAATTGACGACCCTGTAGAGAGGGATAGGATGGCAAGGATTTTGATTTCTGTAATGGGAAATTTGAATCCACACCTGCGTGATATTAATGATTTTAAGCATAAGTTGTGGGATCACCTTCATGTGATTTCTGATTTTAAAATTGATATTAATTCACCGTATCCCAAGCCTAGCCGAGAATCGATAAGTGAGCCGCCCAAGCGTATCGACTATCCTTCGCATCCTATAAAGATAAAGCATTATGGTCGTGTGATAGAGCAGATGGTTAAGGATGTTGCAGATATGGAGGAAGGTCCGATAAAAACCTTCTATATAACATCTGTAGCAAACCAAATGAAGAAGGCTTATCTTACTTGGAATAAGGATGCTGTAAATGATGAAACTATTATTAAAGATTTGAAGGTGCTTTCGGGCGGGAAGATTCAGCTTAGCCTTACGACAAAGTTGATGGATACTAGAGAGTTTAAGCCTAGCAATGCTTCAAATACTTCTAATAACAATAAGCGGAAGCACCAAAAGGGTGGCCGAAAAAAATAG
- a CDS encoding elongation factor G, protein MRTYQTNEIKNVVLLGNSGSGKTTMAEGMLYEGKVIDRRGSIDAQNTVSDYTEVEHIYKRSIYSTVLFTEYLDHKLNIVDTPGSDDFSGGVFSAFRIADTGIMVINAVNGVEVGTQIFGRYAEENEKPFILAVNQLDHDKANWDNTIESLQKTFGKKVVIIQYPLTTGADFDTFIDVLTMKMYKHDGDSGVVHELPIPADEEDRANELHNALVEAAAENDDALMEMFFEKGTLSEEDIRIGLRAGIAHRDVFPVLCLSAKKDVGIRRMMEFLINNTPSPNQKPKPTTIDGTEVAFDAAGAPCLFVFKTQIEQHLGEISYFKVVSGKISEGMELINNNNGTREKISQIFATAGKNRVKVPELVAGDVGCTVKLKNTKTSHTLAGNGKTWEFAPMAFPEAKFRTAIRPKNQADEEKLGELLNKAHQEDPTILVEYSKELKQTIVSGQGEHHLNILKWQLANINKLEIEFYPPKIPYRETITKIANASYRHKKQSGGAGQFGEVHIIIEPIVEGVEARSKFKIDGKELNLNLKGKEVYPLDWGGHLEFYNCIVGGAIDARFLPAIQKGIMEKMEEGPLTGSYARDIRVYVYDGKMHPVDSNELSFKLAGRYAFKDAFKNAGPKIMEPIYNVTILVPAERMGDVMSDLQNRRAMIEGMSSAKSFEKIVAKVPLSEMHKYSTTLSSLTSGSATYSMKFSSYEQVPSEVQEKLLKAYEAVAVED, encoded by the coding sequence ATGAGAACGTACCAAACTAACGAAATTAAAAATGTTGTTTTGCTTGGGAACTCAGGTTCGGGCAAAACGACCATGGCGGAAGGGATGCTTTACGAAGGCAAAGTCATCGACCGTAGAGGTAGTATTGACGCCCAAAATACCGTATCAGATTACACAGAGGTGGAACATATTTACAAGCGTTCTATCTACTCTACGGTGCTCTTTACAGAATATCTCGACCACAAGCTAAACATCGTAGACACTCCCGGTTCCGACGACTTCTCGGGAGGAGTTTTTTCCGCCTTCCGTATTGCCGACACGGGCATAATGGTTATCAACGCCGTAAATGGTGTTGAAGTAGGCACGCAAATCTTCGGGCGCTACGCCGAGGAGAATGAGAAGCCGTTTATCCTTGCAGTTAACCAGCTCGACCACGACAAGGCGAACTGGGATAACACCATCGAGTCGCTACAAAAAACTTTTGGAAAGAAGGTAGTTATTATTCAGTACCCATTAACCACCGGAGCCGACTTCGACACTTTCATCGACGTGCTAACCATGAAAATGTACAAGCACGACGGCGATTCGGGCGTGGTACACGAATTACCAATCCCCGCCGATGAGGAAGATCGCGCCAACGAGCTGCACAACGCGCTCGTAGAGGCTGCCGCCGAGAACGACGACGCCCTAATGGAGATGTTCTTCGAAAAAGGAACGCTATCGGAAGAAGATATCCGCATCGGGTTACGAGCAGGAATCGCTCACCGCGACGTATTCCCTGTTCTTTGCCTTTCGGCCAAGAAGGATGTCGGAATTCGCCGTATGATGGAGTTTTTAATCAACAATACTCCTAGTCCAAACCAGAAACCAAAGCCAACCACCATAGATGGCACCGAAGTAGCCTTTGATGCTGCTGGTGCTCCTTGCCTATTTGTTTTCAAGACACAGATAGAGCAGCACTTGGGCGAAATCAGCTACTTCAAGGTAGTCTCCGGAAAAATTTCGGAGGGCATGGAGCTTATCAACAACAACAACGGAACAAGAGAGAAGATCTCGCAAATATTCGCAACTGCCGGAAAGAACCGCGTAAAGGTTCCCGAGTTGGTAGCTGGCGACGTAGGATGTACCGTGAAGCTCAAAAACACCAAAACCAGCCACACCCTTGCGGGCAACGGCAAAACTTGGGAATTTGCGCCTATGGCATTCCCCGAAGCAAAGTTCAGAACGGCAATCAGACCCAAGAACCAAGCCGACGAGGAGAAGCTCGGTGAGCTGCTAAACAAGGCCCACCAGGAAGATCCTACCATACTGGTAGAATACTCGAAGGAGCTAAAGCAAACCATCGTATCCGGACAAGGTGAACACCACCTTAACATCCTAAAGTGGCAGCTGGCAAATATCAACAAGCTCGAGATAGAGTTCTATCCGCCCAAAATTCCTTACAGGGAAACCATAACCAAAATAGCCAACGCCAGCTACCGCCACAAGAAGCAGTCGGGCGGTGCCGGACAGTTCGGAGAGGTGCACATCATCATCGAACCAATTGTGGAAGGCGTAGAGGCGCGCTCGAAGTTTAAGATCGACGGAAAAGAGCTTAACCTCAACCTTAAAGGTAAGGAGGTATACCCTCTCGACTGGGGCGGCCACCTCGAATTCTACAACTGCATTGTTGGCGGAGCAATCGACGCACGCTTCCTTCCTGCCATCCAAAAAGGAATAATGGAAAAGATGGAAGAAGGACCGCTTACTGGCTCCTACGCTCGCGACATCCGTGTTTACGTTTACGACGGTAAGATGCACCCGGTAGACTCCAACGAACTTTCGTTTAAGCTGGCAGGTCGCTACGCCTTTAAGGATGCCTTCAAGAACGCCGGACCAAAAATCATGGAGCCAATCTACAATGTCACCATCCTTGTCCCAGCCGAAAGAATGGGCGACGTGATGAGCGACTTGCAGAACCGCCGTGCCATGATCGAAGGAATGAGTTCGGCCAAGAGCTTCGAGAAAATTGTAGCTAAGGTACCTCTGTCCGAAATGCACAAGTACTCTACCACGCTCAGCTCGCTGACTAGCGGTAGCGCAACCTACTCCATGAAATTCTCTAGCTACGAGCAGGTTCCTTCCGAAGTGCAAGAAAAGCTGCTAAAGGCTTACGAGGCCGTTGCTGTAGAAGATTAA
- the murA gene encoding UDP-N-acetylglucosamine 1-carboxyvinyltransferase, with protein MSTFVVKGGKPLKGEITPQGAKNEALQVISAVLLTSEKVTISNIPNILDVVKLIQLLSKMGVIVDKIDESTYSFEAKNINFDYLSGEDFKKDASSLRGSIMIVGPLLSRFGKGYIPRPGGDKIGRRRLDTHFLGFEKLGAKFNFDKGESFFTVEAEELKGTYMLLDEASVTGTANIVMAASLAKGTTTIYNAACEPYLQQLCKMLNRMGAKISGIGSNLLTIEGVDSLGGTTHRLLPDMIEIGSFIGLAAMTGSEITIKDVSYPELGIIPESFRRMGIKMELRGDDIYIPAQEHYEIDTFIDGSILTIADAPWPGLTPDLLSVFLVIATQAKGSVLIHQKMFESRLFFVDKLIDMGAQIILCDPHRATVIGHDNKIKLRPTVMTSPDIRAGVALLIAALSADGTSVIHNIDQIDRGYQNIDLRLNALGANITRGI; from the coding sequence ATGAGCACTTTTGTAGTAAAAGGTGGAAAACCTTTAAAGGGAGAAATTACGCCTCAAGGTGCAAAAAATGAAGCGCTTCAAGTTATTAGCGCTGTTTTGCTTACTTCAGAAAAGGTTACCATTTCGAATATACCTAACATTCTTGATGTTGTTAAGCTGATACAGCTGCTTAGCAAAATGGGGGTGATTGTAGACAAAATTGACGAGTCTACTTATTCCTTTGAAGCAAAGAATATCAATTTTGACTACTTGTCAGGCGAAGACTTTAAAAAGGATGCTTCTAGTTTAAGAGGTTCTATAATGATTGTTGGACCATTGTTGTCCCGCTTTGGAAAGGGGTATATTCCTCGTCCAGGAGGCGACAAAATAGGAAGACGTAGGTTAGATACCCATTTTTTAGGTTTTGAAAAGTTAGGAGCCAAGTTTAATTTTGACAAAGGTGAAAGCTTCTTTACCGTTGAGGCAGAGGAGTTGAAAGGAACTTATATGCTTTTGGATGAGGCATCCGTGACAGGAACCGCGAATATTGTGATGGCGGCCTCGTTGGCTAAAGGCACAACAACCATCTATAATGCAGCCTGCGAACCATATCTACAGCAGCTTTGTAAGATGCTGAATAGAATGGGGGCTAAAATTTCTGGGATTGGCTCAAATCTATTGACTATAGAGGGTGTTGATTCGTTGGGAGGAACAACCCATCGCTTGCTACCTGATATGATTGAAATAGGAAGCTTTATTGGTCTTGCTGCAATGACTGGAAGTGAGATAACGATAAAGGATGTATCTTATCCAGAGCTGGGTATTATACCTGAAAGTTTTCGACGAATGGGTATAAAGATGGAGCTGAGAGGCGATGATATCTACATCCCAGCACAAGAACATTACGAAATAGATACTTTCATCGATGGTTCGATACTTACCATTGCAGATGCGCCTTGGCCTGGGTTAACTCCCGATTTATTAAGTGTTTTTCTGGTTATTGCTACTCAAGCGAAAGGGAGTGTGCTTATTCATCAAAAAATGTTTGAAAGCCGCTTGTTTTTTGTCGATAAGTTAATCGATATGGGGGCTCAGATCATTCTTTGCGATCCGCATCGGGCAACCGTTATTGGCCACGATAACAAGATTAAGTTGCGCCCTACAGTAATGACTTCACCCGATATTCGTGCAGGGGTTGCACTACTTATTGCAGCACTTTCTGCTGATGGAACTAGCGTTATTCATAATATCGATCAGATAGATAGAGGCTACCAAAATATAGATTTAAGGTTGAATGCTCTTGGGGCTAATATAACACGTGGAATATAG
- a CDS encoding GNAT family N-acetyltransferase yields MIIISQRLIVRALTYGQVIKYLQNDGSLEKELTLNIAPRSVDPELREAVESVLLPNIAELCTDVLYSTIWTVIDTEKNVMVADLCFYGEPNKKGKVEIGYGTYPQYQGKGYMTEAVGMMVRWAEGREEVKVIKARNEKENEASAKVLERNNFKIVAETEDLFYWERAVK; encoded by the coding sequence ATGATAATCATCTCCCAACGTTTAATCGTACGAGCGCTTACCTACGGGCAGGTCATCAAGTACCTCCAAAACGATGGATCTCTCGAAAAGGAGCTAACGCTAAACATAGCCCCCCGAAGCGTAGATCCTGAGCTTAGGGAGGCTGTAGAGTCGGTGCTGCTGCCAAACATTGCAGAGCTATGCACCGACGTTCTATACTCCACCATTTGGACTGTAATCGATACAGAAAAAAACGTAATGGTAGCCGACCTCTGCTTTTACGGAGAGCCCAACAAGAAGGGCAAAGTAGAAATTGGCTACGGAACCTATCCCCAATATCAGGGCAAAGGTTACATGACAGAGGCCGTAGGAATGATGGTTAGGTGGGCGGAAGGTCGCGAAGAGGTAAAGGTTATTAAAGCCAGAAACGAAAAAGAAAACGAAGCCTCCGCCAAGGTGCTCGAAAGAAACAACTTTAAAATAGTAGCCGAAACCGAAGATCTCTTTTACTGGGAGCGGGCTGTAAAATAG
- a CDS encoding DUF6090 family protein gives MQEEVSKHVRKIHSVAKSKKLSIRNKITDILIEIFIIVFAVSLSIYLHGWNEHRKEQKEVKVFLANLKEDLEKDIKLFEDDKKEYKMIDSIYNKMLALTQKELDAYDKQNGKLQFAMQAFSDKYSSASYEGFKSSSKLGLIENESLKKQILLYYQNYAQTILELDRFYNQSSSNTFDQFMRMASKSNKATYLDPEFRMRINFLLFLSQNNKSLYDKYAINPAKKIVKMIDKELAN, from the coding sequence ATGCAAGAAGAGGTAAGCAAGCATGTTCGAAAAATACACAGCGTTGCAAAATCAAAGAAGCTTTCTATCCGCAACAAGATCACGGATATTCTTATCGAGATTTTTATTATCGTATTTGCCGTAAGCCTTTCCATTTACCTCCACGGATGGAACGAGCACCGCAAGGAGCAAAAAGAGGTAAAGGTATTTCTTGCCAACCTAAAGGAAGACTTAGAAAAAGACATCAAGCTATTCGAAGATGATAAGAAAGAGTACAAAATGATTGACAGCATCTACAATAAGATGCTAGCGCTCACCCAAAAGGAGCTCGACGCCTACGACAAGCAAAACGGGAAGCTGCAATTTGCCATGCAAGCATTCTCCGACAAGTACAGTAGCGCCAGCTACGAGGGCTTCAAGTCGAGCAGCAAGCTGGGACTCATCGAAAACGAATCCCTTAAAAAACAAATCCTACTCTACTACCAAAACTACGCGCAAACCATACTAGAACTCGATCGATTCTACAATCAATCATCGTCCAACACCTTCGACCAGTTTATGCGTATGGCCTCAAAAAGCAACAAGGCAACATATCTCGATCCGGAGTTTAGAATGAGGATCAACTTCCTTCTATTTTTATCGCAAAACAACAAATCGCTGTACGACAAGTATGCCATAAATCCAGCAAAGAAAATAGTAAAGATGATAGACAAGGAGTTGGCCAACTAA
- the dnaJ gene encoding molecular chaperone DnaJ — protein sequence MAKRDFYEVLGVSRNATQEELKKAYRKMAIKFHPDKNPGNKEAEEKFKEAAEAFGVLSDENKRARYDQFGHAGVGSSDAGGGFGGFGGGGMSMDDIFSQFGDIFGGHFGGFGGFGRSQGRRTNRGGDIRVKVRLNLQEVAHGVEKKLKLNKQVKCNSCNGTGADNGTAFTTCSTCNGNGTVIGVANSIFGRIQTQNTCPTCNGAGKIITKPCSSCSGNGVVNDSEVVSFRIPAGVSEGMQLTVSGKGNAARGGGVNGDLLVLIEEEPDEDLIRDGNDLVYTLFLGFPEAVLGGNSEIPTVDGKARIKIDPGTQPGRVFRLKGKGIPDVDGYGRGDLLVYVNVWVPKNVTSEEKAMIEKMKSSSSFVPKPDKAEKNFFERIKGMFSR from the coding sequence ATGGCAAAAAGAGATTTCTACGAAGTGCTTGGTGTTTCGCGAAATGCAACCCAAGAGGAGTTAAAAAAGGCTTATCGAAAGATGGCCATAAAGTTTCACCCCGATAAGAATCCGGGCAATAAGGAAGCTGAAGAAAAGTTTAAGGAGGCTGCCGAGGCATTTGGTGTTCTTAGCGATGAGAACAAGCGTGCTCGTTACGACCAGTTTGGTCATGCTGGAGTTGGCTCTTCTGATGCTGGTGGTGGATTTGGCGGATTCGGCGGAGGTGGAATGTCTATGGACGATATCTTCTCCCAGTTTGGCGATATCTTTGGTGGCCATTTTGGCGGATTTGGCGGGTTTGGTCGCAGTCAAGGACGCCGTACCAATAGAGGAGGCGATATTCGTGTTAAAGTTCGTCTGAACTTGCAGGAAGTTGCCCATGGTGTCGAAAAGAAGCTGAAGCTAAATAAGCAGGTAAAGTGTAACTCGTGTAATGGAACCGGTGCTGATAATGGTACCGCTTTTACAACTTGTTCTACTTGTAACGGTAACGGAACCGTTATAGGTGTTGCCAACTCTATATTTGGACGTATCCAAACACAAAATACGTGTCCAACCTGTAATGGTGCTGGAAAGATTATAACTAAACCCTGTTCTTCATGTAGTGGGAATGGTGTTGTGAATGATTCGGAAGTTGTTTCATTCCGTATTCCAGCAGGTGTGTCCGAAGGAATGCAGCTAACTGTTTCGGGCAAAGGTAATGCCGCTCGTGGTGGTGGTGTGAATGGAGATTTGCTTGTGCTGATCGAGGAGGAGCCGGATGAGGATCTAATTCGTGATGGTAACGATTTGGTGTATACGCTGTTTTTAGGATTTCCAGAAGCGGTGCTTGGTGGCAATTCCGAAATTCCAACCGTAGATGGTAAGGCTCGAATCAAAATAGATCCAGGAACACAACCAGGACGCGTTTTTCGATTAAAAGGGAAAGGGATTCCTGATGTGGATGGCTATGGTCGAGGAGATCTTCTGGTTTACGTGAATGTTTGGGTTCCCAAAAATGTTACATCCGAAGAGAAAGCGATGATTGAAAAGATGAAATCATCAAGTAGCTTTGTTCCAAAACCAGATAAGGCTGAGAAAAATTTCTTCGAGAGAATTAAAGGAATGTTTAGCAGATAA
- a CDS encoding DUF6090 family protein, protein MAELEVKKHLKKIIGVIKLPNNGGWLKKLGAIAVEVAIIVFSLVLANALHNYSLRKHQEEECKIFLQGLKEDLKADISTLKENILFYKEADSSYRYLNNLPSISELDKGRLNYSLSGINISCSFRPHSSRYEGFKSSGKLLQIEDQKLLYNILLLYQEKIQNLGLSENAWLSSHNRLMNYLMEETDIDINNIETAVAHKIFNQRKVKNYTSVLIPWDQLLERYQEVLTLEQTIIKQINQHYPENDK, encoded by the coding sequence ATGGCAGAGTTAGAGGTTAAAAAACATCTCAAAAAAATTATCGGTGTCATTAAACTCCCAAACAACGGAGGCTGGCTAAAAAAACTAGGAGCCATAGCAGTGGAAGTTGCGATTATCGTCTTCTCCTTAGTCCTAGCCAACGCGCTACATAATTACAGCCTAAGAAAACATCAAGAAGAGGAATGTAAAATTTTTCTACAAGGCCTTAAAGAAGATCTTAAAGCAGACATTAGCACTCTCAAAGAAAACATTCTCTTTTACAAAGAAGCAGATTCTAGCTACCGCTATCTTAACAATCTACCCTCCATTTCAGAATTGGATAAAGGAAGGCTAAACTACAGCTTATCTGGAATCAACATATCCTGCTCCTTTAGGCCACATAGCAGCAGATATGAAGGATTTAAATCGAGTGGGAAACTTCTCCAAATTGAAGACCAAAAACTTCTATACAACATACTACTGCTCTATCAGGAGAAGATACAAAACCTTGGCCTGTCTGAAAATGCATGGTTGTCATCTCACAACAGACTTATGAACTACCTAATGGAAGAAACGGACATCGATATTAACAACATCGAAACGGCAGTTGCCCATAAAATATTTAATCAAAGAAAGGTGAAGAACTACACCTCGGTGCTGATTCCATGGGATCAGCTACTAGAAAGGTATCAGGAGGTACTCACACTAGAGCAAACAATTATAAAACAAATAAACCAGCACTACCCAGAAAACGACAAATAG
- a CDS encoding DUF4884 domain-containing protein, producing the protein MKRTCLILVTFGVALMLTSCFVQRPISEAPPANNKTYEVSYLFEHDGCKVYRFYDQGHWVYFTNCKGEVTSIKADSTASRVVNIIKTQP; encoded by the coding sequence ATGAAAAGAACCTGCCTAATTTTAGTAACATTTGGTGTAGCATTAATGCTTACATCATGTTTTGTTCAACGTCCTATTTCAGAAGCACCTCCAGCAAACAACAAAACCTACGAGGTTAGCTACCTTTTCGAACATGACGGCTGCAAAGTATACCGTTTTTACGATCAGGGGCACTGGGTGTATTTCACCAACTGCAAAGGAGAAGTTACAAGCATAAAGGCAGATTCTACAGCCAGCAGGGTTGTTAATATCATTAAGACTCAACCTTAA
- a CDS encoding nucleotide exchange factor GrpE, with protein MSKSKHTAEKDIEKQQSEEVKENQEQQVAAEDTVAADEKENVSADSTSEEIDRMNATIAEWKDKYLRLTAEYDNYRKRTRNEMDELRKTAGESTIKDILGVVDDFERALQALEKLEDTAGFDGVKLIYDKFMSTLKGKGVEAIDRVNEDFDTDFEEAITKFPAPTPELKGKVIEVIQKGYTLNGKVIRFAKVVVGE; from the coding sequence ATGAGTAAATCGAAGCATACAGCAGAGAAAGATATAGAAAAACAACAATCAGAGGAGGTTAAGGAAAATCAAGAACAGCAGGTTGCGGCAGAAGATACTGTTGCGGCTGATGAAAAAGAGAATGTTTCTGCTGACAGTACGTCTGAAGAGATTGACCGCATGAATGCCACTATTGCAGAGTGGAAAGACAAGTATTTGCGCCTAACCGCCGAGTATGATAACTACAGAAAGCGCACTCGCAATGAGATGGATGAGCTTAGAAAGACGGCTGGCGAAAGTACAATAAAAGATATTCTAGGGGTTGTTGACGATTTTGAAAGAGCCCTACAAGCTCTTGAGAAATTGGAAGATACCGCAGGCTTTGATGGCGTTAAACTTATTTACGATAAGTTTATGTCTACCTTAAAAGGAAAGGGTGTTGAGGCAATCGACCGTGTGAATGAAGATTTTGATACGGATTTCGAGGAGGCTATTACCAAATTTCCGGCGCCAACACCCGAACTAAAGGGTAAAGTGATTGAGGTTATCCAAAAAGGATATACCCTAAATGGCAAAGTAATTCGTTTCGCCAAAGTTGTAGTAGGCGAATAG
- a CDS encoding isochorismatase family protein translates to MKTLLFIVDMQNDFCSPQGALYVPNAEADVDNLVAFIQKNSAQIDGVVLTQDSHHVLDISHPSFWMDAQGHSPAPFTGISSQDIASGRWMPRFEADRVRIYIEQLELQGEYPHTIWPEHCLIGSQGAAFVPALMDALATWARDGRYYSVFAKGANPLTEHFGALRANIPLEDAPETCLNQSLLAELMRYDRIVVAGEAKSHCVANTIRQMADFPSVISKTILLADCTSNVPSFETIADPIYQKAHALGMVSVLSNDLTL, encoded by the coding sequence ATGAAAACGTTGCTTTTTATCGTCGATATGCAGAACGATTTCTGCTCGCCACAGGGGGCTCTTTACGTTCCTAACGCCGAAGCCGACGTGGATAACCTCGTTGCGTTTATCCAGAAGAACTCCGCGCAGATTGACGGGGTGGTTCTTACGCAGGATTCGCACCACGTGCTCGATATTTCGCATCCGTCGTTTTGGATGGATGCCCAGGGCCATTCGCCAGCTCCGTTTACGGGGATTTCTTCGCAGGATATCGCCTCGGGACGATGGATGCCGCGCTTTGAGGCCGATCGGGTGCGCATTTACATCGAGCAGCTCGAGCTGCAGGGCGAGTATCCGCACACAATTTGGCCCGAGCACTGCCTGATTGGCAGCCAGGGCGCGGCGTTTGTTCCTGCGCTGATGGACGCGTTGGCCACTTGGGCGCGCGATGGCCGATACTACTCGGTTTTTGCCAAGGGTGCTAATCCGCTTACCGAACATTTTGGAGCATTAAGGGCCAACATCCCTTTAGAGGATGCCCCCGAGACTTGCTTAAACCAATCCTTGCTGGCCGAGCTCATGCGCTACGATCGTATTGTGGTTGCCGGTGAGGCTAAGTCGCACTGCGTGGCCAATACCATCCGCCAAATGGCCGATTTTCCGTCCGTCATCTCCAAAACCATTTTGTTGGCCGATTGTACCAGCAACGTGCCCTCCTTCGAGACCATTGCCGATCCAATTTACCAGAAGGCGCATGCGCTGGGCATGGTTTCCGTATTGTCTAACGACTTAACCCTGTAA